From the genome of Rana temporaria chromosome 8, aRanTem1.1, whole genome shotgun sequence:
aattctcttccccagtttgaaagtggaattttttttttttttttttttatgtaattagcACCCTTTTCGGCCCAGAATTTTCTTCACCTATGGATGCTCCTATCTTCCCTTAACTACTTCTCATGCCCTGAGAGAATAGATATTTTAATATAGAGAGGGCCACAGGGAGGAGAGAGCCCCGAACTGAAAAGAGGAGGTACAGGGCTGGTCAACACGAGAGAAGACGTTTACTGCTGTAGGCAGAGTTACTTGGACTACCGGCTTTTCTTCTTATTGGGTGAAAACTTTCAGTGTATTCACCGAAGTTTCTCTTGTGTTGCATCCGCCCAGCACGTCCTAATTGTTCCGGCCAACAAGGTAGACACTTTGTGTCAGGAAGGGTCTAAATATTCTTTCCCCTATTCCCCAATCATTGCAACTGGGATTTTACCAGCTTCTCACATTCACGTATGCGTTTTGTACCAGTACAGTCCggagaaaataatatattttttatttttggccgcTTCAATGCCCAGGCCCTCTAGGTTGTCGTTAGTTCCGCTATATGCCGGGCAATTTAGGCAGGTCACGGACGGGGAGTTTTGTGTTAGGGTCTCCCTAGGTTTCCCTCCTGTTTAACTCCACAGGCCCACCCGGGCTCGTCAGAGCGGTTCAGAAAGGCCAGTACAGGCAGTAGAGACAGGGGCCAGAGCTCATACATAAGTCCCAGGCCAAGCAGGCAGAGCAGATAGTATAGAGATATTGCAACAGGTGGGGAGCTCAATTAGACCAGATATCATTCCCCTCAGATTATCCTTCAATTACTTCACCTTGTCCCAGTATGAgttatatatttaattatgtatTCGGTTACGTTTTGTTCTCATAATCCTTTCATATGCAGCAGACACAAAATTCAAATCCAATGGTATGATAGTTATTCTCCAATTTTACACCAGAGGGTGCCTTATGATGTACATATGTAGGAACTTTCTAGAGAGCAGTATtgtaaaaaacgggagggggggtcacgggggggggggtgggggacctGCTCAGACTCGGCTCTACTGAGCGCCTCACCAGTCCCTTTGATTTTCCTCCTGGGCTGCACCCTGGCGACGCATCTCCGATGGACCTCTGCAAACCCAGCACGACTGCTGACCCCCAGCGCTGAACTCACGGCAGCATCCGATCCTCCGGCGCGTGTCCAGTGGGAGCCCATTCACCGGCGCCTCTCAGGTAAAGACCCCCTGAGTATGCCTGCACCCGAGCAGGGATGAGGCTTCCGCTCGCTCCTCGCAGATCCCGGCCTCTCACGCTGCAAACAGCGGGGCCACGAGCGGTGCTGACGGAGCCTTGGAGCGGCGTGTGTCTCCTGCCGCCATGGAGCcgtccggcacctcccacctcacTCATGTCACGTCCTCCGCATCCTCCGCCTGCTAGGATCTACTCCACATCTAAagatcaatattattattttagcaTAGCCTCACAAACATGCCACCCACATCTCTCTGCATAGAGCCGGACATGCCTGGTATCTATTCCTATTGTCCAATCAAGTtgtatattattaataatgtCAGGTAAAGTTCCCTGTAAAGGCAAACCCTTTGTTTTCTTATCACACTCAGACTTGGCATACAGGTGAGGAAGTAATGACAGGAAATGTGATCACAGTACATCATTCTCTCATCTCCATTTATTCCAATCTTTCTATGCTGATCGTCTACTCACCGATAAACCCCTCCAATCAAAACCATCCAGCCCTACATGTCTGTCCATCCTAACAGCAATTCAGAGATTCTATGATTTGTATCATGTATTCAAATGTATTTCGTGTGAAGGAACAGTGTGATCTCCTTCCAGGGACTGGTTTTCATTGTCCTCCATCTTTTAATTCTGCTGAATATCTTCTGGAGATCAGAGATCATTCAATATTAAATACCAAACCAACACCCCCCAGCTGAATGGAACTCAGATCTCAGATCCTCCTTCACACGAAATACATTTTATCTGAAGAAATCGCCGAGAACTGTGATTGGTGCAAATATGAAATTGATTCAGTCACATTTCCCGCCGACATTCTATGGAACGTTCTAATGATCTCCGATAGAAAGAATAATCGGACTCTAAAATCTGATATCTCTTCCTCCGGGAACATCGATCAACACTCTTCTGAATTGTCGGGCAGTTTATCTAACCAAGAATAATAAATCCATTAGAAATATGAATGTCACATTTTTTCTAGTCTTTTCTTTTACTTCACAAATACAGAAACCGCCCTGCTAGAGAATGTTTTCTATAGAGAACAATGAAAAGGCTACAGAACAAGTATTTTCTGGGCTGAAAAAGGAGAAAGATCTCAGAACACATTTCTTTGAAATTCTCATCAGAAAGACATTACTGGCTGGTGAAGGAAACGCCCACTGCTCTGATTGGCTCGTATTTCAAATtgctactttcaaatttgcccgcCTGAATTCTGAAGATCGTTACAGAGAAATAATCAGCCCCAATTATCCCGCCAAATCCGACACTGAGATCACCAGATGAGACATTTATCCGAGAAATCTGAAGattattaaataaatgtaaaacattttcatAGGTTCTCTTTTATTCCAACTGCCATGTCCTTAGAGCGagagaaggaaaaacaaaaacaagtgaatatatatatatatatatatatatatatatatatatatatatatatatatatatatatatatatatatatatatatatatatatatatatatatatacacttgtttttgtttttccttctctcgctctctttctctgaTATATAATTTATACATATAGCAGATTGCACACATTTTGCTCGTCCTATATAGAGATCTGGAAATGTGACATTATTGGTAGAAATAGGTAATAATCATGACATATCAGACAAATATGTACAATTCATCAATAAAGACAAAGTTGTGCTTCTGATGAATTACATCCGTTGAGCAAAATATTGAAAATCttctaaataaattaaattcTTTGCAGTGAAATACATGACTAGACCCACCCCTTATCCACATGTTTCCCATCAGGTCCGCACATCCTCACACCCAGGAAGGTGAGATGTCGGAGGCAATGTGCTACTTTATTTTCCTTTCGAAATAACGTTTTATAAATATGAACAATTGAAACTGCTGATTGTGTTCCTGTTATGAAGAGTTAAAGATTAATGTTCTCCGTGTAATCTCCAGATATGAATAGAAAAGCATTGAGAAGAAGGAATAAATTCATCTTCTGGAAATGTATTGCTGTTTCATTAATATATTTGATTACCACAGAATATTTAGGAgccttaaaaataaatgaaatcttctatttatgtattttgtattgtaatgaaTGTGTGTGACTCCGCCTCTTTCCCAAGAAGCTTTCCATCAGGTCCGCCCAGGCTGTATATAAGGAGGTGGCTGTGTGCGGTTTCTTTACTGTTTGTCTGAATAACGCAGATTTCCGAGATGTCTGGTCGCGGTAAAGGAGGGAAGGGTCTGGGGAAAGGAGGAGCTAAGCGGCACAGGAAGGTGCTCCGGGACAACATCCAGGGCATCACCAAACCCGCCATCCGACGTTTGGCCCGCAGAGGGGGTGTCAAGCGCATCTCCGGACTCATCTATGAGGAGACCCGCGGAGTGCTCAAAGTCTTCCTGGAGAATGTCATCCGCGATGCCGTCACCTACACCGAGCACGCCAAGAGGAAGACCGTCACCGCcatggatgtcgtctatgctctcAAACGCCAGGGGCGCACTCTCTACGGATTCGGAGGCTAAATCCTCATGAACACCTACCCACTTTCCCTACACAAAGGCCCTTCTCAGGGCCACCCACCTTCTCATACAAAGGGCTCACTATATATTTCTCCTGGCGTTAGAATGTTTTAGTATGTGGGAAATGAAGTTCTTTATAGCTaaacatacactatacaatccgaTTGTACGATTTTAGATATACAGTAGATCTGTGTATAGATCGTCTTACAATATCGTTATCTCACTTTTATTATTTGTTGGGTAGGTTGTTCCAGCGATAAAAACCCTTTTCCTTAGTCAATAAAAATCGATTGGTTCTGTATGTGGCTCTCATCTCTTCTACATTTCTGTCACCTCTTTATAAAGAGCTGAAGGGGGCGGGGCCGCGACAATTTATACTGCGAACAAAATCAAATATTTGGAACCTAAACAGGAAACCGACCTGATTTCATTTCAGACATGAAACACATGTTTGGAACATCATTGTTCATATTTCTCTGGCGGTGTCCTGAGTACTACCAGTCGCCtcacatgtctttatagacctatTCGGGGTGTGAAAATCTGTCACcgctacatgtaggagagaacaaTAAATATCGCTCAGTGACATATTCATATATCAATTCTCGTATTGAGTTCTGCGATCTCATAGCACTGAGAGGATTGGAAATGAATTGACACAATCATAGGATTTGAATGAGCTAATTTTCCTGCTGCCATTCCCGATGCGTTATGGGCTACAGATCTAGAATCTTATTTTATacacattgtttgtttttgttgtatCTTTCCAAAGTGTATTATCAGATAAAGTAACAATGTAAGCCGGGATATGGTGGTGGATATAACATTGAAACAATATTTCTAAGGGAGATCTCCCGTTACGTTGTGTTATGGGTTAAGAACTCTTCTATTGTATCTTCCCTGGTTGTGATTTCATATAAAGTTACAATGTAAGGCGGGAGATTGTGGCGGATCTGAAATTCTAACAATGCTTCTGAGTGCGGCGTAAATGTTTACTCAGcgctgccacctagtggtcagtCAGGGTATAACTTTGTGTGCAATACAAGGCGAAGAATAGAGGAATGTATACAGTCAGAATTTGGAGATGATCTCCGCAATGCATAGAGAACCCGGATGATAGAAGATAAACCGGAGACACCCAGAAACCTGTAGAAAGTCTGACTACAATGTATTTAAATAGCCCCAATTCCAATCCTGAATTTAATACAGATCTAAATCAGACAATTACCAATGTTAGAGATGACTCGGGGACACCCACCTTCCCATATAAAGAGAAATGTAAATGGTGCTTCCAATCGATGTAATATACTAGTCGGTACATGTAATAAGGTGTAAAGAGATCATCCAGAATTCGATTCCTTCCACTCCATCTCTTGTGTTCTTTCtgcaggaaagggggtgagagatcCATGTGTGTTCTAATCACATTCCTAGTCTAACAAAGAAAGGGTTCAAGAAACGTCCAGAACTGGGATTGGCTCGGCTTCGATTTGAATGTTTAAAATTTCCTGCCAGAGAAACAGAGCGATCAAAGCtccggatctgaccaggaaataGATGAATGGACGATTTCTATACAATCATCATGTCTCTTACTGGAGGAATTAAATACTTTGTGACAAATAAGTATTACGAATATTTCCCTTTAGTACTCTATAGCGCTTACCCGGTATTTTTCATCTAGAACTATTTTACGATTCATgtccagcagacatgtccaacTTAATTGTTTGAATACAAAATATTATACCATCAAAATGTGTGGACATTCTAAATCCTGGCCACATACTATGCAATCTCCTCAAGATCACCCCTAAAAGTGCTAGAAACGTAAAACTCGGGGAGAAATGTATAGATAAATCTATAGACAGCCCTTTGTATGAGAAGGTGGGTGGCCCTGAGAAGGGCCTTTGTGTAGGGGAAGTGGGTAGGTGTTCATGAGGATTTAGCCTCCGAATCCGTAGAGAGTGCGCCCCTGGCGTTTgagagcatagacgacatccatgGCGGTGACCGTCTTCCTCTTGGCATGCTCGGTGTAGGTGACGGCATCGCGGATGACATTCTCCAGGAAAACCTTAAGCACTCCGCGGGTCTCCTCATAGATGAGTCCGGAGATGCGCTTGACACCCCCTCTGCGGGCCAAACGTCGGATGGCGGGTTTGGTGATGCCCTGGATGTTGTCCCGGAGCACCTTCCTGTGCCGCTTAGCGCCTCCTTTCCCCAGACCCTTCCCTCCTTTACCGCGACCAGACATGATTACGCTCCTCTGACAGTACAAAGAACTGAGATTAGCCGACTGTCCACTCTACTTTTATAGCGACTGTGCGGACCTGATAGAAACCATGCTGATAAAAGGCGGAGTCACACCAGTTCATTACACAGaatagatgtgttttttttttccccatgtgtAACGCTGCTAAACATTCTGCTGTTCTGAAAAATATTAAGGCAACAGAAATTTTTCTAGAGAAGACAAATCTATTCTTCCTTCTCAATGgctttctagtttttttttttagagattacaccgaatatatatatatatatattactctgAAAAAGAAACATATATACGGGGATACCACAGCATACTAGTATTTCACATTCTCAGAACCTTATAAACCTCTGGCAGAGTGCGTGTTACAAAGTGGGAATTGATCTGATTCTTTAGTTCAGACGTGAAATATTTACTTTATTcattaaatataataaaacagcaTCAGCCTATATCAAATAGCAAGTGTGCATTGATGGAACCAAAGATACACTTAAGATATTGGTTCCGTCAACGCACATTATTTAATATTGTTTGATACTTTTAGCGCtgcatttttgtgtgttttattaCACGTTTAAGAATTTGGTAGGTTTATAGAGAAGCTGCTTTTTAACCTAATGGTCATTAATATTGATTATTACTCACTTAAGATATATCGGATTTTACCAATTCATAAGCGCTTGATATAGTTGGAAAGGGCtcgatatctatctatatagatatcctTTTGTATGCATTCATTGTACATATTTATCGGTGTCATGGTTACTATGTATTTATTGTTATACATATTCTGGTTGGGATATGAGGACAATCTTTCACTGATAAATGTCTGAAAGCGACAAATAAATATCAGTCAGTGACATTTCATGATCAGATCTGTATGTGATCATGACTTAATTTCTCCATCATATAGAAAAGTAGAGATCTATAATAGAAGACATTTCTCTTTCATATTTTGTGTGAAGCAGTGATGAGATCCTGGATTCTGAGAACATACAGAAGTGTTTTCTCATGGTTGAGTAACAAACAGAATTATTTCCTAATCATTCCGGACTAATGCAAATTAGAGCGCATATTTCTCCGGTAAATGTCTCATCCGATCATCTCCTCGGTGTAGGTTTTGGCGGTATAAGAGGGATGAATATTTATCTGTAACGATCTACACAATTCAGGCGGGCAAATTTGAAAACCGAGCTGTGGGCGGTTCCTCCATCAgccagtgattctgtctttttatgAGGACTCCATAGAAATGTATTCCGAGATCTGTTCTCATCCCGGAAAACACTTGTTCGGTAGACTTTCCATTCATCTCTATAGCAGGGCGGATTCTGTATTCTGATGTCAAACCAAAACAATTCGGAAATGATTATTTCCAACGTATTTCTTATTCTTGGTAAATAATTCCACTGAAATGAAGGGGACCAAGTTGATCAATGTTCCCGGAAGGGTCGGCTGAGTGGATCTGAGATGACTGTAACAGTCTATCGAATTCCTGAGATAAATTTCTACGACAGAATTAGAACGTTGAGCAAATCACAGTTGTTGGAGATTCCTTTAGATCTCTTTATTCTGGTGActctgaaggagatctgtgtcGCTTCTCAGTCGGAAGTATTCTTGTTTAGCGTGTATGGAATTAAATCGAATCATCCGTCAGAACTAAAGGACGGAGAGCAATGAAGATCATTCCCTGTAATGACATCACTTTGTTCTATAAACTGCCATGAAATGAGAGAACATACAATCAGATCTCCCGATAACAATGTATGGGTGTCTTTATATGGAGGGGGTATAATAAGTCCGAATCTTCCTACTTTATTAGTCACTTGTAGAGAAGTGTTTAGAATACAACATGTTTGCTTTTTAGAGTGAATTGTGTACCTGAgaataggaaaaaagaaaaacaatgtacATGTGTCGGGCTCTTTGTATGGAGAGGTGGGTGGCTCTTAGAAGAGCCTTTGTTTTGTTGGGTAATGGGAGGGGAATGAAGCGATCGGGATTACTTGGATTTGGTGGCCTTGTGGCTCTCGGTCTTCTTGGGCAGCAGCACGGCCTGGATGTTGGGCAGGACTCCTCCCTGGGCGATGGTGACGCCGCCCAGCAGCTTGTTGAGCTCCTCGTCGTTGCGGACAGCCAGCTGGAGGTGACGGGGGATGATGCGGGTCTTCTTGTTGTCGCGGGCGGCGTTGCCGGCCAGCTCAAGGATCTCAGCCGTGAGATACTCGAGGACGGCAGCCAGATACACTGGAGCTCCGGCCCCGACCCGCTCGGCATAGTTACCCTTCCTGAGCAGACGGTGAACACGACCGACTGGGAACTGCAGACCAGCCCGGGATGAGCGTGTCTTGGCCTTAGCCCGAACCTTGCCTCCTTGTTTGCCGCGTCCTGACATTGTAAGTAGATGATTGGGTTACTCAATGGAGAATATCACCCCACAGATCACTCCCCTTCATTTATACACTCAGTGCTCCGACGTCACACGCTGCGATTGGTCACGTTTGAATCCAGCCAATAGCGTTAAGACTTGTCTCTAGACCAATCTGTAATAGAAGGTAGGAAACCATGACGTCACTCTCCATCACATGATTGAATCCTCCAATAGAAGAGTGAGGAGgggtgtggactcatttgcataggaCGCCTATATAAGCAGCACACAAGGGCGGCTCCAGCACACTTTCTCTGCACAGAGCAAGAAACATATAATTAATCCGAATCATGCCTGAACCAGCCAAGTCCGCTCCGGCGCCCAAGAAGGGCTCCAAGAAAGCCGTGACCAAGAGCCAGAAGAAGGATGGCAAGAAACGGAGGAAGAGCAGGAAGGAGAGTTATGCCATCTACGTGTACAAGGTGCTCAAGCAGGTCCACCCCGACACCGGCATCTCCTCCAAGGCCATGGGCATCATGAACTCCTTTGTCAATGACATCTTCGAGCGCATCGCCGGAGAATCTTCCCGCCTGGCTCATTACAACAAGCGCCGCACCATCACCTCCCGGGAGATCCAGACCGCCGTCCGCCTCCTCCTGCCCGGAGAGCTGGCCAAGCACGCCGTCTCCGAGGGCACCAAGGCCGTCACCAAGTACACCAGCGCCAAGTaatcccccatcatcatcatcccaacACAAGACACAAAGGCTCTTCTAAGAGCCACCCACCATTTCCATCAATGAGCTCTCATCACATTGTATCAATTAGATTCTAAACATTGGTGAAAAATAAACTAATTGTATGATATCAATCATGTTTGTGTAATCTGACGGAGTTATACATTTGTGGATGTTTTAGAATAAATCCATCCGAATACCATCTATTCTTCCAGATTTCCTTTATTGAGgaattccaggtttttttttttttttttttttccccgttctGTAGAATGGATAGCCGGAACATCAAATTTTTACATGAATATTGTCGGCTAGTGGGAACAAAAAACATCCAATATCTTCCCGTGTAAAAGGCTTGCATTTTATCACCACTAGGTGTCAGTGTTGGACAGGGAATACATGGGAGTTATTTTCCGAAACTAGATAGCGGATTTTTATAGTACACATCCTATAATATCTTTTCATTGTATACTTTTTGACCGATAAGTTTGTTTTCCGTTTTATAAATGATCTTAAACTTTTCACAAATCGTGTTAATTTTCGGAGACACATATACAGGGGGATGCTTACATATTAGGAATAGTTTAAGGATCATCTGCTCAGAATATTTACCAATACATCCCCTTGTGATGTATTTGTGTTATACAGCATCAACTTCCTTTATGGGAGTCCAAAtataatacatatacacacacaatcatCGACTCACCTTAAATCGGGGGAGAGACTGTCTGTCATCTAATTTACTGAAATATTGGGCACAAATGATCCATTCTCAATGTTTCTGATTCTTACACTGAGAAGGAGTCTCTAATCTTTGATTTTGAACATATTTCTTTACATTGCAAGCTCAATTAGTAGGGCCCTCGTATTCCGTTTGTATTGAGCTGCATTGTGATTGTactgtcagactttttttttttttattgtaaagagctgtgcaaattgttggcgctatataaatcctgtataataatgtagTACACCAGCGCCAAGCAAATCCCCATCATCCGAACAGGACACACATGCTCTTCTTAGAGCCACCCGTGTACTACATATCAGAGCTGTCACCTCCTAATGTTGACATGATATCATGAGAATTATAGTTCAAATAATGTTTTTGGTGCATTGTTTGACAAATAAAACCTTAATGTACATTGATAGGATTGATAATGACATCTAGATGTCGCGCTGCGTCCATTCCCTCAAATCCCCCGGTAGGAGTTAGCGGCACACCGTTTAGAATGTTTACATGGGGAATAGATTGAAAGGGGAATGTAAATCCAGCAATAGGAGTTCATGGTGTAATCCTGATCCACATGGACCATCTAGAAATAATGATGCACCATCCCGGATCTGTCCGGAGCTGGGGGGAGACAACTCATTGTCTGCTCAGCGATCTGTCCCCTCCATGTTAGTACATCATTGTGCTGAATAGAACAAGCTGAACAAGTCACCTTTCTACCTGTTATTCACAAACCACGGAATTATCCGATCAGTGAGATCGGAGGAGGATTTTCTGTCTCAATTACTGTATTATGGAGATAATCAGTCCAATGTCAGAGCTCCTGATTCGTACACATTGTATGATGTGGAGGGAACTCCCAACCCCACACAAAGAAGGTAACTCTAACACAGTTAACGGGCAGATCTTGGCGGGCATTTTAAAAATGCCGCGTTTTTTAAGTAAACCAATCATGAAAAGGGGTGTGAGTTAGTTCTCCAATCAGAAGACAGTGATGTGTATAAATAGGCGCCGCACAGCCCGTATTCTATCACACTTGTGTTTCATCAGCCATGGCAAGAACCAAGCAGACCGCTCGTAAGTCCACCGGAGGGAAAGCTCCCCGCAAGCAGCTGGCTACCAAAGCCGCCCGCAAGAGCGCCCCGGCCACCGGCGGAGTCAAGAAGCCTCACCGCTACAGGCCCGGCACCGTCGCTCTCCGAGAGATCCGACGCTACCAGAAATCCACCGAGCTGCTCATCCGCAAGCTGCCCTTCCAGCGCCTCGTCCGAGAGATCGCCCAGGACTTCAAGACCGACCTGCGTTTCCAGAGCTCCGCCGTCATGGCTCTGCAGGAGGCCTCCGAGGCTTATCTCGTAGGACTCTTCGAGGATACCAACCTCTGCGCCATCCACGCCAAGAGGGTCACCATCATGCCCAAAGACATACAGCTGGCACGCCGCATCCGTGGAGAGAGGGCATAATCTACTCCGCCGACATCCTCATCACCCCCTCCGACACACAAAACAAAGGCTCTTCTCAGAGCCACCACATCCTCCTCACAAAGAGCTCCATACAATCTCCTCCCTACTACATCATACGAATACTTCCTCTACACCCCCCACCACATGTATTTAATTTTCCTCATTGTATTTTCTACTCACTTCATTTCTTATTCTAAGAGAATGTCTGTGTTAAGTAGAAATAGTGTTTGGAGGATCGCTCACATTACTTCATTCTTCTCTGCATTCATCTCTAATATCTCTAAAACCTTTACAAAGTAACAATTCACACTTCTCTCTAAGAAGGAGATCTTTTCTCGCGCCGCTCTGTTCCCAACATACTACAATGTAACATAGGACAACAAAACAAGTTCCTAGAAAGATTCTGTTCATTTCTCTGTACTtctctcaccattgccaggagatCGGGGAAACATAACCTGTTCAAGATAAATACAaagtcacccctccccctcctgtaaacAGATCCCGAGATCACCTATTTCTCAGCTCGGGTGTATAAATGATACAACTGACTAGTATTAAATCGCACACTCCATATTAATTTTTCTGCTGCATGAAGATATTTTTCTACCACAGGAATCTCTCCTCTGCTATTCTCCAATCTCCCCTCTCACACGCACAGGTGACATTGTTACACCTTCCCATCAGCACATCTTACACTCTCTTCACATTATCTACAGAAGACTATGATTGGCACCCTGTAGAGAGTTGTACATTTCTCATTCCAAGcatcaaatcattttttttttatgtcaaccAATCACCAGATAGTGATCAGTACTGTGAGTGCacaacaccatcctctgccccccGAAATGTCATCGCTGTGCAGTTTGCAATTTGAAAATAGTCTGATCAGCCAATCACAGCCTCTTGTGGTTCCTGTGTTGGCGAATAAGACCATGTATGTCATTTTATGGGGAGCCGGGAGATAAAAATGCAATTCAAATGTGACATCGGGGCTGCTAATCATCTTCATATTTTTAGGAGAACATATGGAATTCTATGACAGCGAAGAGTCCCTTCGCTGTAATAGAAGTCCATaacactatgtttttttttttgctgatcattCTAACATGCCCGATCAGTACAAGGATTCCCCTTATACCGATCACATGAAATATTGAAGATCCTGAACAACCATCTAGAAAGAGGAAGTGTgaataatacccccccccccagataccaGACAGTGGTCGGGGATCTCCAGGGCTCCAATCTTCACATGAAATGGATCGTTGCAGGGGCCCAGAAAACCTTTTATATCAGGAGGGATCTCTAGTAATCTTTGTGCGATTTATCATATCAAATCTGAGATTCTCTGCAAGGGACACATGTACAATGTGTGATGGGAACATGCGATCTCATTTAGACCGTGTGCAAAATCTATATGGCTCCTAGTGAGTGTAGGTAGGTATGTGCGGCTCTgttaggaggaggtgggtggCTCTGAGAAGAGCCTTTGTGTGGGGTGGAGATGAGGGGGGTGTCCGGCTACTGCTGCCTTTATCTCTTCTTCGGAGCGGCCCTCTTGGGCTTGGCTGCTGTCTTAGGCTTAGCCGCCTTCTTAGCCGGACTTTTGGCGGCTTTTTTCGGCTTGGCTGCAGCTTTGGGCTTTTTGGGGCTCTTTGTTGCCTTCTTGGCGGGAGCAGCTGCAGGCTTTGCCGGTTTCTTGGCGGCCTTCTTGGGGCTCTTGGCGACCTTCTTGGGGCTCTTGGCCGCTTTGCTGGGGGCTTTCTTCTTGGGGGACTTGGCCGGCTTCTTGGCTGCCGCAGGTTTCTTGGGGGACTTGGCCGCAGCCGATGGCTTCTTGTTGGCGATTTTCTTGGCCTTGTCGCCCTCTTGCTGCTTCTTGTTGATCTTGAAGGATCCGGAGGCGCCATGTCCTTTGACCTGGACGAGGCTCCCCTTAGTCACCAGCCCCCTGATGCC
Proteins encoded in this window:
- the LOC120909205 gene encoding uncharacterized protein LOC120909205 — protein: MSGRGKGGKGLGKGGAKRHRKVLRDNIQGITKPAIRRLARRGGVKRISGLIYEETRGVLKVFLENVIRDAVTYTEHAKRKTVTAMDVVYALKRQGRAAQPVFYHTCVSSAMARTKQTARKSTGGKAPRKQLATKAARKSAPATGGVKKPHRYRPGTVALREIRRYQKSTELLIRKLPFQRLVREIAQDFKTDLRFQSSAVMALQEASEAYLVGLFEDTNLCAIHAKRMSGRGKGGKGLGKGGAKRHRKVLRDNIQGITKPAIRRLARRGGVKRISGLIYEETRGVLKVFLENVIRDAVTYTEHAKRKTVTAMDVVYALKRQGRTLYGFGG
- the LOC120909204 gene encoding histone H4 produces the protein MSGRGKGGKGLGKGGAKRHRKVLRDNIQGITKPAIRRLARRGGVKRISGLIYEETRGVLKVFLENVIRDAVTYTEHAKRKTVTAMDVVYALKRQGRTLYGFGG
- the LOC120909198 gene encoding histone H2A type 1, producing the protein MSGRGKQGGKVRAKAKTRSSRAGLQFPVGRVHRLLRKGNYAERVGAGAPVYLAAVLEYLTAEILELAGNAARDNKKTRIIPRHLQLAVRNDEELNKLLGGVTIAQGGVLPNIQAVLLPKKTESHKATKSK
- the LOC120909201 gene encoding histone H2B 1.1; this encodes MPEPAKSAPAPKKGSKKAVTKSQKKDGKKRRKSRKESYAIYVYKVLKQVHPDTGISSKAMGIMNSFVNDIFERIAGESSRLAHYNKRRTITSREIQTAVRLLLPGELAKHAVSEGTKAVTKYTSAK
- the LOC120909193 gene encoding histone H1A-like, with amino-acid sequence MTETESAPAAAPPAEPAAKKKPAKKAAAGGAKKGSKKPSGPSVSELLLQAVAASKERSGVSLAALKKVLAAGGYDVEKNSSRLKAGIRGLVTKGSLVQVKGHGASGSFKINKKQQEGDKAKKIANKKPSAAAKSPKKPAAAKKPAKSPKKKAPSKAAKSPKKVAKSPKKAAKKPAKPAAAPAKKATKSPKKPKAAAKPKKAAKSPAKKAAKPKTAAKPKRAAPKKR